In Pseudomonas putida, a genomic segment contains:
- a CDS encoding LysR family transcriptional regulator, with product MQLPDMNLLVALDALLDEGSVVGAAQRMNLSPAAMSRTLGRIRDALGDPILVRAGRGLVPTPRALALREQVAALVEQAGEVFRGAGEVDLPRLDRAFNIRTNDLFIALYGAPLLRRMHEQAPRTVLRFVPESPGGDDDSVLRDGRTDLIISSTVDLGPEIKVQSLFQTWYVGLARRDHPIFDAPITPESFACYPQISVSRRGRANGPIDVELANFKVQRRVALITPSFHSALFSLPDSDLLLPMPANILNSVHKLGLPLRSFEIPVPLERVNVLQAWHPRYHNDPAHRWLRQTLKAVCSVDP from the coding sequence AGCGTGGTCGGTGCGGCGCAGCGCATGAACCTGAGCCCGGCGGCGATGAGCCGAACCCTGGGGCGCATCCGCGATGCCCTGGGCGATCCGATCCTGGTGCGCGCTGGCCGTGGCCTGGTACCCACGCCACGGGCGCTGGCCTTGCGCGAGCAGGTGGCGGCGCTGGTGGAGCAGGCCGGCGAGGTGTTCCGTGGCGCGGGTGAGGTCGACCTGCCGAGGCTCGATCGGGCCTTCAACATTCGCACCAACGACCTGTTCATCGCCCTGTACGGCGCGCCACTGCTGCGCCGCATGCACGAACAGGCGCCGCGCACGGTGCTGCGCTTCGTGCCGGAAAGCCCCGGCGGGGACGACGACAGTGTGCTGCGTGACGGGCGAACCGATCTGATCATCAGTTCCACCGTCGACCTGGGCCCGGAAATCAAGGTGCAGAGTCTGTTCCAGACGTGGTACGTGGGCCTGGCGCGGCGTGATCATCCGATCTTCGACGCGCCGATCACCCCGGAAAGCTTTGCCTGTTATCCACAGATCAGTGTGTCGCGGCGTGGCCGAGCCAACGGCCCGATCGATGTGGAGCTGGCCAACTTCAAGGTGCAGCGGCGGGTAGCGCTGATCACGCCCAGCTTCCACTCGGCGCTGTTCTCGTTGCCGGATTCCGACCTGCTGCTGCCGATGCCGGCCAACATCCTCAACAGCGTGCACAAGCTTGGCCTGCCGCTGCGCTCGTTCGAGATCCCGGTGCCGCTGGAGCGGGTCAACGTGTTGCAGGCCTGGCACCCGAGGTATCACAACGACCCGGCGCATCGTTGGTTGCGCCAGACGCTGAAGGCGGTTTGCAGTGTCGATCCTTGA
- a CDS encoding MFS transporter, with amino-acid sequence MSSLSAPSAAIAAAPAPAAPAQTAFGVRVVVGLLGVLLAVLCAGLNEAVTKISLADIRGAMGIGADEGAWLLAVYSAASVSAMAFSPWLATTFSLRRFSMTAIGLFAVLGLLQPFAPNLHSLMLLRIAQGLASGALPPMLMSVALRFLPPGIKVYGLAGYALTATFGPNLGTPLAGLWTEYVGWQWAFWQIILPAGLAMFCVGWGLPQDPLRLERFKQFDWRGVLLGLPAITCIVLGLSLGDRWGWFDSPLISWLLGGGVLLLALFMYNEWSEPLPFFQLRMLSRRNLSFALVTLAGVLIVLSGVGSIPSAYLAQIQGYRPAQTSPLMMLVAMPQLIALPLTAALCNIRAVDCRWVLAAGLAMLAVSCVGSSLLTSEWIRGDFYPFYLLQVFGQPMAVLPLLMLSTNGMTPQEGPFASSWFNTVKGLSAVIAGGLIDALGTLRRHFHSNHLVDSLGNAPLIDDSAAGLAKRIHDQALVLTSADLYLVMAGIAVALICLIPFVPTRVYPPRAVA; translated from the coding sequence ATGAGTTCGCTGTCCGCCCCCTCTGCCGCGATTGCCGCCGCCCCTGCGCCGGCCGCGCCCGCGCAGACGGCCTTCGGCGTGCGGGTGGTGGTCGGGTTGCTCGGGGTGTTGTTGGCCGTGCTGTGCGCCGGCCTCAACGAAGCGGTGACCAAGATCTCCCTGGCCGACATCCGCGGCGCCATGGGCATCGGTGCCGACGAAGGCGCGTGGCTGCTGGCGGTGTACAGCGCGGCTTCGGTGTCGGCCATGGCCTTTTCGCCCTGGCTCGCCACGACATTTTCCCTGCGCCGCTTCAGCATGACCGCGATCGGCCTGTTCGCCGTGCTCGGCCTGCTCCAGCCCTTTGCCCCCAACCTGCACAGCCTGATGCTGCTACGCATCGCCCAGGGCCTGGCCTCCGGGGCTCTGCCGCCGATGCTGATGAGCGTGGCGCTGCGCTTCCTGCCGCCGGGCATCAAGGTCTATGGCCTGGCCGGCTATGCCCTGACCGCTACCTTCGGCCCCAACCTGGGTACGCCCCTGGCCGGGCTGTGGACCGAATATGTCGGCTGGCAGTGGGCGTTCTGGCAGATCATCCTGCCGGCCGGACTGGCGATGTTCTGCGTCGGCTGGGGCCTGCCCCAGGACCCGCTGCGCCTGGAGCGCTTCAAGCAGTTTGACTGGCGCGGCGTGCTGCTCGGTCTGCCGGCCATCACCTGCATCGTGCTCGGTCTGTCGCTGGGCGACCGCTGGGGTTGGTTCGATTCGCCTCTGATCAGCTGGTTGCTGGGCGGCGGCGTGCTGCTGCTGGCGTTGTTCATGTACAACGAGTGGTCCGAGCCGTTGCCGTTCTTCCAGTTGCGCATGCTGTCGCGGCGCAACCTGAGTTTCGCCCTGGTGACCCTGGCCGGTGTACTGATCGTGCTTTCCGGCGTGGGCAGCATCCCATCGGCGTACCTCGCGCAAATCCAGGGCTACCGTCCGGCGCAGACCAGCCCGTTGATGATGCTGGTGGCCATGCCGCAGTTGATCGCCCTGCCGTTGACCGCGGCGCTGTGCAACATCCGCGCGGTGGACTGCCGCTGGGTGCTGGCCGCAGGCCTGGCGATGCTGGCGGTCAGTTGCGTGGGCAGCAGCCTGCTGACCTCCGAATGGATCCGTGGCGACTTCTACCCGTTCTACCTGCTGCAGGTGTTCGGCCAGCCAATGGCGGTGCTGCCGCTGCTGATGCTGTCCACCAACGGCATGACCCCGCAGGAAGGCCCATTCGCCTCCAGTTGGTTCAACACCGTGAAGGGCCTGTCGGCAGTCATCGCCGGCGGCCTGATCGATGCCCTCGGCACCCTGCGCCGGCACTTTCATTCCAACCACCTGGTGGACAGCCTGGGCAACGCGCCGTTGATCGACGACAGCGCCGCGGGCCTGGCCAAGCGCATCCACGACCAGGCGCTGGTGCTGACCTCGGCCGACCTCTACCTGGTCATGGCCGGCATCGCCGTGGCGCTGATCTGCCTGATTCCTTTCGTGCCTACCCGGGTCTATCCGCCGCGTGCGGTGGCCTGA
- a CDS encoding HlyD family secretion protein, whose protein sequence is MTNNRKTIVIGSVIAVAVLAGLIGPWMLGSDRRQSTNDAYVIADYTVVAPKVSGFIKEVLVEDNQQVRAGQLLATIDARDYQAALDAAQAQLLVAQAQSADARATLDRQGSLIAQAEAAVKAAQAEAAFADHEVNRYSRLAEQGAGTVQNAQQARSRVDQARARLANAQAALVATRKQVDILSAQVASADGQLKRAEAGLEKAQLDLSYTRITAPVDGMVGERAVRVGAFVNPGARLLSVVPLQHAYVVGNFQETQLTHVQPGQPVSISVDTFAGETLHGHVESIAPATGVTFAAVKPDNATGNFTKVVQRIPVKIVFDDGQPLLERLRVGMSVEATIDTHGDNLKGEEVSAR, encoded by the coding sequence ATGACCAACAACCGCAAGACAATCGTGATCGGCTCGGTGATCGCCGTGGCCGTGCTGGCGGGCCTGATCGGCCCCTGGATGCTCGGCAGCGACCGGCGCCAGAGCACCAACGACGCCTACGTGATCGCCGACTACACGGTGGTCGCGCCCAAGGTCTCCGGCTTCATCAAGGAAGTGCTGGTCGAAGACAACCAGCAAGTGCGCGCCGGCCAGTTGCTGGCGACGATCGACGCCCGTGATTACCAGGCTGCGCTCGACGCTGCCCAGGCCCAGTTGCTGGTGGCCCAGGCGCAGAGCGCCGATGCCCGCGCCACGCTCGACCGCCAGGGCTCGCTGATCGCCCAGGCCGAGGCGGCGGTGAAAGCGGCCCAAGCCGAGGCGGCCTTCGCCGACCATGAGGTCAACCGCTACAGCCGCCTGGCCGAGCAGGGCGCCGGCACCGTGCAGAACGCCCAGCAGGCACGCAGCCGCGTCGACCAGGCGCGGGCGCGCCTGGCCAATGCCCAGGCGGCGCTGGTGGCCACCCGCAAGCAGGTGGATATTCTCAGCGCCCAGGTCGCCAGTGCCGATGGCCAGCTCAAGCGGGCCGAGGCGGGCCTTGAGAAAGCCCAGCTGGATCTCTCCTATACCCGCATCACCGCGCCGGTGGACGGTATGGTCGGCGAGCGGGCGGTACGTGTCGGTGCGTTCGTCAATCCAGGTGCGCGACTGCTTTCGGTGGTGCCGTTGCAGCACGCTTACGTGGTCGGCAACTTCCAGGAAACCCAGCTGACCCATGTGCAGCCTGGCCAACCCGTGAGCATCAGTGTCGATACCTTTGCCGGCGAGACCCTGCACGGGCATGTCGAAAGCATCGCCCCGGCTACCGGCGTGACCTTCGCTGCAGTCAAGCCAGACAACGCCACCGGCAACTTCACCAAGGTGGTGCAGCGCATTCCGGTGAAGATCGTCTTCGATGATGGTCAGCCTTTGCTCGAGCGCCTGCGCGTGGGGATGTCGGTGGAAGCCACCATCGACACCCACGGCGACAACCTCAAGGGCGAGGAGGTCAGTGCACGATGA
- a CDS encoding efflux transporter outer membrane subunit, with protein MKPALRLSPVLLAVLLAGCTLGPDFQRPDSQAPQRWLPLQGEAAASQPQAEPLELRWWDSFHDARLSALIQRVAERNLDLQMASARLLQSRALRSTVASEQTPSVDANVGYSRARNSAEGLSDPSGNAGKSAFNLWQGDLVAGWELDLWGRVRRQVEAADASVEVAENDRRGVLLALLSETAGNYIQLRAVQHTLEVTQDNLKVAQHSLKLSEDRQAEGVATRLDVAQASAQVASIESRLPTLEARRDDLINALSLLAAEPPRSLQAELLEGGEVPTPQQTFAIGLPSELAERRPDIRQAEARLHAATASIGVAKADFYPSIRLSGSVGFQAMQLADFGAWDSRRFAFGPQLSLPIFEGGRLKGTLQLREAQQQEAALNYRKVVLGAWHEIDDVLRLYNASQLRRDHLAEAVRQNRIALETAQRQYVEGAVDFLNVLSVQGALLASEEQWIDSSAAVSQALVGLYKALGGGWQAFDEQPAKA; from the coding sequence ATGAAACCCGCCTTGCGCCTGAGCCCGGTGCTGCTGGCCGTCCTGCTCGCCGGCTGCACCCTTGGCCCCGATTTCCAGCGCCCCGACAGCCAGGCGCCGCAACGATGGTTGCCCTTGCAGGGCGAGGCAGCGGCGAGCCAGCCGCAGGCCGAGCCCCTTGAACTGCGCTGGTGGGACAGCTTCCACGATGCGCGCCTGAGCGCGTTGATCCAGCGGGTCGCCGAGCGCAACCTGGACCTGCAGATGGCCAGTGCGCGCTTGCTGCAAAGCCGCGCCTTGCGCAGTACCGTGGCCTCCGAGCAGACGCCGTCGGTGGATGCCAACGTCGGCTACAGCCGGGCGCGCAATAGTGCCGAAGGCCTGAGCGACCCTTCCGGAAATGCCGGCAAGTCGGCCTTCAACCTGTGGCAGGGCGATCTGGTCGCCGGTTGGGAGCTCGACCTCTGGGGCCGTGTGCGGCGTCAGGTCGAAGCGGCCGATGCCAGCGTCGAGGTGGCGGAAAACGACCGCCGTGGCGTGCTCCTGGCACTGCTCTCGGAAACCGCCGGCAACTACATCCAGTTGCGTGCGGTACAGCACACCCTGGAGGTCACCCAAGACAACCTCAAGGTCGCCCAGCACAGCCTGAAGCTGTCCGAAGACCGCCAGGCCGAGGGGGTCGCCACCCGCCTGGACGTTGCCCAGGCCAGTGCCCAGGTCGCCTCCATCGAGTCGCGTTTGCCGACCCTGGAAGCCCGGCGCGATGACCTGATCAATGCCCTCAGCCTGCTCGCCGCCGAGCCGCCGCGCAGCCTCCAGGCCGAGTTGCTGGAAGGCGGCGAGGTGCCGACGCCACAGCAGACCTTCGCCATCGGCCTGCCCTCGGAGCTTGCCGAGCGGCGCCCCGACATCCGCCAGGCCGAAGCGCGGCTGCATGCCGCCACGGCCAGCATCGGCGTGGCCAAGGCTGACTTCTACCCGAGCATTCGGCTGTCTGGCAGTGTCGGTTTCCAGGCTATGCAGCTGGCGGATTTCGGTGCCTGGGATTCGCGCCGCTTCGCCTTCGGCCCACAGCTGTCGTTGCCGATCTTCGAGGGTGGCCGGCTCAAGGGCACCCTGCAACTGCGCGAGGCGCAGCAGCAGGAAGCGGCGTTGAACTACCGCAAGGTGGTGCTCGGCGCCTGGCATGAGATCGACGACGTGCTGCGCTTGTACAACGCCAGCCAGCTGCGCCGCGACCATCTGGCCGAGGCCGTGCGACAGAACCGCATTGCCCTGGAGACCGCCCAGCGCCAGTACGTCGAAGGGGCCGTGGACTTTCTCAACGTGCTGAGCGTGCAGGGCGCATTGCTGGCCAGCGAAGAGCAGTGGATCGACAGCTCGGCGGCGGTCTCGCAGGCGCTGGTGGGCCTTTACAAGGCACTCGGTGGCGGCTGGCAGGCGTTCGACGAGCAGCCTGCCAAGGCCTGA
- a CDS encoding SDR family NAD(P)-dependent oxidoreductase, whose amino-acid sequence MHLALNGKRAVVCGATSSVGLAIAIGLAGAGVEVVLNGRSQAAVDAALRAVREQLPKARIIGIALDLVTEGGARALIERVPHTDILVDTLGVGDALWRHYAVGMAARCWGQVILPADSALPALAEVAVHGVPMGSPAEVAARVVLLASCAQPG is encoded by the coding sequence ATGCATCTGGCCTTGAACGGCAAGCGCGCCGTGGTGTGTGGTGCTACCTCGAGCGTGGGGTTGGCGATCGCCATTGGCCTGGCTGGCGCGGGCGTCGAGGTGGTGCTCAATGGCCGCAGTCAGGCAGCTGTCGATGCCGCGCTGAGGGCGGTACGCGAGCAGTTGCCGAAGGCGCGGATCATCGGCATCGCGCTGGATCTGGTCACTGAGGGAGGCGCACGGGCACTGATCGAGCGCGTGCCGCACACCGACATCCTGGTCGATACCCTCGGCGTTGGCGACGCGTTGTGGCGCCATTACGCCGTGGGCATGGCCGCACGCTGTTGGGGGCAGGTGATCCTGCCGGCCGACAGCGCGCTGCCGGCCTTGGCCGAGGTGGCGGTGCATGGGGTGCCGATGGGCTCACCTGCAGAGGTGGCGGCGCGGGTGGTGTTGCTGGCCTCCTGTGCACAGCCCGGCTAA
- a CDS encoding SDR family oxidoreductase, with product MPTVLITGCSSGIGRALADAFRDAGHDVWATARKAEDVERLATAGFTARQLDVNDSEALARLAEALEAQHGRLDMLINNAGYGAMGPLLDGGVDAMRQQFETNVFAVVGVTRALFPLLRRARGLVVNIGSVSGVLVTPFAGAYCASKAAVHALSDALRLELAPFGVRVMEVQPGAIASHFASNAQREAAQVLAADSPWWPLREHVEARARASQDKPTATAVFAKGVLAATRKRPAPALVRLGNGSTALPLLARLLPQRVLDAVLRKRFGLTRPL from the coding sequence ATGCCCACCGTCCTCATCACCGGTTGTTCCAGCGGCATCGGCCGCGCCCTGGCCGACGCCTTCCGCGATGCCGGCCATGACGTCTGGGCCACCGCCCGCAAGGCCGAAGACGTCGAAAGACTCGCCACCGCCGGCTTCACCGCCCGCCAACTGGACGTCAACGACAGCGAGGCCCTGGCCCGCCTGGCCGAGGCGCTCGAAGCGCAACATGGCCGCCTCGACATGCTGATCAACAATGCCGGCTACGGCGCCATGGGCCCCTTGCTCGACGGTGGCGTGGACGCCATGCGCCAGCAATTCGAGACCAACGTGTTCGCCGTGGTCGGCGTGACCCGCGCCCTGTTCCCCCTGCTGCGCCGCGCCCGGGGCCTGGTGGTGAACATCGGCAGCGTGTCGGGTGTGCTGGTGACACCCTTCGCCGGCGCCTACTGCGCGTCCAAAGCCGCCGTGCACGCCCTGAGCGATGCCCTGCGCCTGGAGTTGGCGCCGTTCGGGGTGCGAGTGATGGAGGTGCAGCCCGGCGCGATCGCCTCGCATTTCGCCAGCAATGCCCAACGCGAGGCGGCACAGGTACTGGCGGCCGACTCGCCGTGGTGGCCATTGCGCGAGCATGTCGAGGCACGGGCCCGGGCTTCGCAGGACAAACCGACCGCCACGGCGGTATTCGCCAAGGGCGTGCTGGCGGCTACGCGCAAGCGCCCGGCTCCGGCGTTGGTGCGTCTGGGCAATGGCAGCACAGCGTTGCCTCTGCTGGCGCGCCTTCTGCCACAGCGCGTGCTCGACGCCGTATTGCGCAAGCGCTTTGGGCTCACGCGCCCGCTCTAG
- a CDS encoding multidrug transporter: protein MIIGALLILTWLVLLLRYPAKALPISLAAVCGLALVALFVAWQDTREASRLARLDLRLSYAPDQCPADRALQVHMKNGNKVPLTELRWRVAAYAPGDSVNLAENTYNAPRYRGPGELQPGAEWKDCLPLPPLRSGYRPQTLEFRAERLQGTFAN from the coding sequence ATGATCATCGGTGCCCTTCTCATCCTCACCTGGCTGGTACTGCTGTTGCGCTATCCGGCCAAGGCGCTGCCTATTTCCCTGGCGGCCGTGTGCGGCCTTGCCCTGGTCGCCCTGTTCGTCGCCTGGCAAGACACCCGCGAAGCCTCGCGCCTGGCGCGCCTGGACCTGCGCCTGAGCTATGCCCCCGACCAGTGCCCAGCCGATCGAGCCTTGCAGGTGCACATGAAAAACGGCAACAAGGTGCCGCTCACCGAATTGCGCTGGCGCGTGGCTGCCTATGCGCCGGGTGACAGCGTGAACCTGGCGGAAAACACCTATAACGCGCCGCGCTATCGGGGGCCAGGCGAACTGCAACCTGGAGCCGAGTGGAAGGACTGCCTGCCGCTGCCGCCGCTGCGGTCCGGGTACCGGCCGCAGACCCTTGAGTTCCGTGCTGAACGGCTGCAAGGTACGTTTGCCAACTAG
- a CDS encoding mannose-1-phosphate guanylyltransferase/mannose-6-phosphate isomerase: MIPVILSGGSGSRLWPLSRKQFPKQFLALTGEHTLFQQTIERLRFEGMDVPLVVCNKDHKFIVQEQLSALKLETQGIMMEPFGRNTAPAVAMAAMKLINEGRDELMLVLPADHVIDDQKALQRALALATVAAENGEMVLFGVPATKPETGYGYIRSSQDALLPEGVARVAQFVEKPDEKRAAEFVASGGYFWNSGMFLFRASRFLEELKKHDADIYDTCLLALERSTEDGDVLSIDEATFACCPDNSIDYAVMEKTQRACVVPMSAGWSDVGCWSSLWAVHDKDADGNVTKGDVVVQDSRNCMIHGNGKLVSVIGLENIVVVETKDAMMIAHKDKVQGVKQMVKTLDEQGRSETQNHLEVYRPWGSYDSVDMGGRFQVKHITVKPGASLSLQMHHHRAEHWIVVSGTAEVTCDENVFLLTENQSTYIPIASIHRLRNPGKIPLEIIEVQSGSYLGEDDIERFEDVYGRTSTPMERGVSVKTIAQ; encoded by the coding sequence ATGATCCCGGTAATTCTTTCTGGTGGTAGCGGTTCCCGTCTGTGGCCTCTGTCGCGCAAGCAGTTCCCCAAGCAGTTCCTGGCATTGACCGGCGAACACACCCTGTTCCAGCAAACCATCGAGCGCCTGAGGTTCGAGGGCATGGACGTACCGCTGGTGGTCTGCAACAAGGACCACAAGTTCATCGTCCAGGAGCAACTGAGCGCCCTGAAGCTGGAAACCCAGGGCATCATGATGGAGCCGTTCGGCCGCAACACCGCGCCAGCAGTGGCGATGGCCGCCATGAAGCTGATCAACGAAGGCCGCGACGAGCTTATGCTGGTGCTGCCCGCCGACCATGTGATCGATGATCAGAAAGCCCTGCAACGTGCCCTCGCCCTGGCCACCGTGGCCGCCGAAAACGGCGAGATGGTGCTGTTCGGCGTGCCGGCGACCAAACCGGAAACCGGCTACGGCTACATCCGTTCGAGCCAGGACGCCCTGCTCCCCGAAGGCGTGGCGCGGGTCGCGCAGTTCGTCGAAAAACCCGACGAAAAACGCGCCGCCGAATTCGTCGCCTCCGGTGGTTACTTCTGGAACAGCGGCATGTTCCTGTTCCGTGCCAGCCGCTTCCTCGAAGAACTGAAGAAGCACGATGCGGACATCTACGACACCTGCCTGCTGGCCCTGGAGCGCAGCACCGAGGACGGTGACGTGCTGAGCATCGACGAAGCCACCTTCGCCTGCTGCCCGGACAACTCCATCGACTACGCGGTGATGGAAAAGACCCAGCGTGCCTGCGTGGTACCGATGTCGGCCGGCTGGAGCGACGTAGGCTGCTGGTCGTCGCTGTGGGCCGTGCACGACAAGGATGCCGACGGCAACGTCACCAAGGGCGACGTGGTGGTGCAGGACAGCCGCAACTGCATGATCCACGGCAACGGCAAGCTGGTGTCGGTGATCGGCCTGGAGAACATCGTCGTGGTCGAGACCAAGGACGCGATGATGATCGCCCACAAGGACAAGGTCCAGGGCGTCAAGCAGATGGTCAAGACCCTCGACGAACAGGGCCGCAGCGAGACCCAGAACCATCTCGAGGTGTACCGTCCGTGGGGCTCGTACGACTCGGTGGACATGGGTGGCCGCTTCCAGGTCAAGCACATCACCGTCAAGCCCGGTGCCAGCCTGTCGCTGCAGATGCACCACCACCGCGCCGAGCACTGGATCGTGGTGTCCGGCACTGCCGAAGTGACCTGCGACGAGAACGTGTTCCTGCTCACCGAAAACCAGTCGACCTACATCCCGATCGCCTCGATCCACCGCTTGCGCAACCCAGGCAAGATCCCGCTGGAGATCATCGAAGTGCAGTCGGGCAGCTACCTGGGCGAGGATGACATCGAGCGCTTCGAGGATGTCTATGGGCGTACTTCGACGCCGATGGAGCGTGGCGTTTCGGTGAAGACCATCGCGCAGTAA
- a CDS encoding alginate O-acetyltransferase AlgF, giving the protein MTTKTSIAKALTLAAGLSLASMQAFAGADAALYGPSAPKGSTFVRLYNASSAPTAATVGNTQIKQVGAQASSDFSFLPGGDYTAQVGGKNVPVKLAADKYYTLVNTASGAPQLIEEAPFKNKQKALVRVQNLSDQQLTLKTADGKTEVVKPVAAKGTGQREINPVKVSMALYAGDKKVGDVKPVALERGEAAVLYVTGSGNSLSPVWVTRPVASN; this is encoded by the coding sequence ATGACTACCAAGACTTCCATTGCCAAAGCCCTCACCCTCGCGGCAGGCCTGTCTCTCGCTTCCATGCAGGCCTTTGCCGGCGCCGACGCCGCCCTGTACGGCCCGAGCGCACCGAAAGGCTCGACCTTCGTGCGCCTGTACAACGCCAGCAGCGCGCCGACCGCAGCCACTGTGGGCAACACCCAGATCAAGCAGGTCGGCGCCCAGGCCAGCAGCGACTTCAGCTTCCTCCCAGGCGGTGACTACACCGCCCAGGTCGGGGGCAAGAACGTGCCGGTCAAACTGGCCGCGGACAAGTACTACACCCTGGTCAACACCGCCAGTGGCGCCCCGCAGCTGATCGAAGAAGCGCCCTTCAAGAACAAGCAAAAAGCCCTGGTCCGCGTGCAGAACCTGAGCGACCAGCAACTGACCCTGAAGACCGCCGATGGCAAGACCGAGGTGGTCAAGCCGGTGGCGGCCAAAGGTACTGGCCAGCGTGAAATCAACCCGGTCAAGGTCAGCATGGCGCTGTACGCAGGAGACAAGAAAGTCGGCGACGTCAAACCCGTCGCTCTGGAGCGCGGCGAAGCAGCCGTGCTGTATGTAACCGGTTCCGGCAACAGCTTGTCGCCGGTGTGGGTAACTCGCCCCGTGGCTAGCAACTGA
- a CDS encoding alginate O-acetyltransferase: protein MTRTLRITYSLSFLGLLVGLGAWSVGGLESFNRTGQMTLLDGKLAKAAETHYDEQFPIKRLGTNLWAALDFKLFNEGRPGVVLGRDQWLFSDEEFKPTAGAEQLMQENLALIQGVRETLQKHGSQLVLAIVPAKARLYAEYMGKEQPASLHDDLYNQFHAQARQANVFAPDLMAPMEQAKTRGQVFLRTDTHWTPMGAEVAAQAVAEAVSRQKMLSGEPQTFVTEAGNTAPYKGDLTNFLPLDPLFSNLLPTPDNLQQRKTRPVEAEGDGGDALFADAQIPVALVGTSYSANPHWNFLGALQQALRSDVANYAEDGHGPLLPMLKYLQSDAFKDAAPQVVVWEFPERYLPMKNDLSSFDPQWIAQLKSSRKSEENLALSSNRTSH from the coding sequence ATGACCCGGACATTACGCATCACTTATTCGCTGTCGTTCCTCGGCCTGCTGGTCGGGCTCGGCGCCTGGTCGGTCGGCGGCCTGGAAAGCTTCAACCGCACCGGCCAGATGACCCTGCTCGACGGCAAGCTGGCCAAGGCCGCCGAGACCCACTACGACGAGCAATTCCCGATCAAGCGCCTGGGTACCAACCTCTGGGCCGCGCTGGACTTCAAGCTGTTCAACGAAGGCCGCCCAGGCGTGGTGCTGGGCCGCGACCAATGGCTGTTCAGCGACGAGGAGTTCAAGCCCACCGCCGGTGCCGAGCAGCTGATGCAGGAAAACCTGGCGCTGATCCAAGGTGTGCGCGAGACCCTGCAGAAGCATGGCAGCCAACTGGTGCTGGCGATCGTTCCGGCCAAGGCTCGCCTCTATGCCGAGTACATGGGCAAGGAGCAACCGGCCAGCTTGCACGATGACCTGTACAACCAGTTCCACGCCCAGGCGCGCCAGGCCAACGTGTTCGCCCCCGACCTGATGGCCCCGATGGAGCAGGCCAAGACCCGCGGCCAGGTATTCCTGCGTACCGACACGCACTGGACGCCGATGGGCGCCGAGGTCGCGGCGCAGGCAGTGGCCGAGGCGGTCAGCCGCCAGAAAATGCTCAGCGGCGAGCCGCAGACCTTCGTCACCGAAGCCGGCAACACCGCCCCGTACAAGGGCGATTTGACCAACTTCCTGCCACTGGACCCGCTGTTCAGCAACTTGCTGCCAACCCCAGACAACCTGCAACAACGCAAGACCCGTCCAGTCGAGGCCGAAGGCGACGGTGGCGATGCCCTGTTCGCCGACGCCCAGATCCCGGTGGCGCTGGTAGGTACCAGCTACAGCGCCAACCCGCACTGGAACTTCCTCGGCGCGCTGCAGCAGGCCCTGCGCAGCGACGTCGCCAACTACGCCGAGGACGGCCATGGCCCGCTGCTGCCGATGCTCAAGTACCTGCAAAGCGACGCCTTCAAGGACGCCGCGCCACAAGTGGTGGTGTGGGAATTCCCCGAACGTTATCTGCCAATGAAAAACGACCTCAGCAGCTTCGATCCGCAGTGGATCGCGCAGCTGAAAAGCTCCCGTAAATCCGAAGAAAACCTGGCGCTGTCGTCCAACCGGACGAGCCACTGA